One window from the genome of Anopheles merus strain MAF chromosome 3R, AmerM5.1, whole genome shotgun sequence encodes:
- the LOC121597345 gene encoding myotubularin-related protein 14 isoform X1 → MNCEILPQDIQSLLEYFAKNMYRAKDCENGNDVMHRCNVLLQQDYSVIEISNSTGELSSHYPSTLLIPEYEYKSLSSSGSAGINNTQAPTYAAGGPNNGYASINDYLIRTGQQPQTPQQQQQQTSAPTAGPGQQQQQQTIYETTYDGNKLRDLINKARFARCRARFPLPVILYKGKYICRSATLSGGPEIYGRSGLDYLFYSLDSTATSPTLDEEAYEARETSLPEDTFEEPITNSDWQLFDRVRSQDIKLLKTLNVGTIVDFMVEKKKVKFGMNVTSSEKVDKENRYAEFKIVSLPYPGCEFFRDYRDNNYSGEGLVFDWSQAHVDANIGVPDDTVAAQLQIDWDNYKDWDLVKITQNYLKLLLRYLQDSSSGLLIHCISGWDRTPLFVSLLRLSLWADGAIHQSLSAAQILYFTIAYDWLLFGHNLPDRLNKGEVIFFFCFYALKYIAEDEYSILGQRYKSKHSSGSSSIGVIRTDSESMLDGILLDGESRGSSVSLNSTCSCLSGRSSSQHDTQTCISVGGNGAISGGGGGGINVTIGGSSIQHHATSGSRPIVGVHNSHDDSLNASNGNGWLAHSHDSNSSIGCISNDSTTNLSNHCAWSPQPNRTSPVSVPVASRLRQRQESTSSLSVGSWQMISGTGSLRSTDSATELHHAASQHQPHHHHHHHNHHHHHHHHNNHHHQQQQQQQQQQQQQQQQQQQHQPQFHNVYSNNVYGNSHAVGGGTISSDTIATTPNANQHLHHGVGHTAGQPPPPSGPPHLHPMQQSQDSSCCTLLDDECFSSSYSHDFYAMRRERLNQVRTLFYNCYYSTIAFKFKSVPDSALGSLLGNFAEKVGLAHRTSV, encoded by the exons ATGAATTGCGAAATACTACCGCAGGACATCCAATCGTTATTGGAATACTTCGCCAAGAACATGTACCGCGCGAAGGATTGTGAAAAT GGCAATGACGTTATGCATCGGTGTAACGTACTACTCCAGCAGGACTACAGTGTGATCGAGATTAGCAACAGTACCGGTGAACTATCCTCGCACTATCCCAGCACCCTGCTGATACCGGAGTACGAGTACAAAAGTCTCTCCAGCAGTGGCAGCGCGGGCATTAACAATACTCAGGCACCAACCTATGCCGCCGGTGGTCCAAACAATGGATACGCCAGCATCAATGATTATCTTATCCGCACCGGACAGCAGCCACAaacgccgcagcagcagcagcagcaaacttcCGCACCAACTGCCGGTccagggcagcagcagcagcagcaaaccatCTACGAGACGACGTACGATGGCAACAAGCTGCGCGATCTTATTAACAAGGCACGGTTTGCCCGCTGCCGGGCCCGGTTTCCGCTGCCGGTCATACTGTACAAGGGCAAGTACATCTGTCGATCGGCCACGCTGTCCGGTGGGCCGGAGATTTACGGACGGTCCGGGTTAGATTACCTCTTCTATAGCTTAGACTCAACTGCTACCTCACCGACGTTAGATG AGGAAGCGTACGAAGCACGCGAAACGTCACTGCCGGAGGACACGTTCGAGGAACCGATCACGAACAGCGACTGGCAGCTGTTCGACCGGGTGCGCAGCCAGGACATAAAGCTGCTGAAAACGCTAAACGTCGGCACGATCGTCGACTTCATggtggagaagaagaaggtaaAGTTCGGCATGAACGTGACCTCGTCGGAGAAGGTGGACAAGGAGAACCGGTACGCCGAGTTCAAGATCGTCTCGCTGCCGTACCCGGGCTGTGAGTTTTTCCGCGACTACCGCGACAACAACTACTCCGGCGAGGGGCTCGTCTTCGACTGGTCGCAGGCACACGTGGACGCGAACATTGGCGTGCCGGACGATACGGTGGCGGCCCAGCTCCAGATCGACTGGGACAACTACAAGGACTGGGATCTGGTGAAGATCACGCAGAACTATCTGAAGCTGTTGCTGCGCTACCTGCAGGACAGCAGCTCCGGGTTGCTCATCCACTGCATCAGCGGCTGGGACCGGACGCCACTGTTTGTGTCGCTGTTGCGCCTGTCGCTGTGGGCCGACGGTGCCATCCATCAGTCGCTGAGTGCGGCCCAGATCCTTTACTTTACCATTGCGTACGATTGGCTGCTGTTCGGGCACAATCTGCCCGACCGGCTCAACAAGGGCGAGGTGatatttttcttctgcttctacGCCTTAAAGTATATTGCCGAGGATGAGTACAGCATTTTGGGGCAACG atATAAAAGTAAGCATAGCAGCGGAAGCAGTAGCATAGGCGTGATACGGACGGACAGCGAATCAATGCTCGACGGTATACTGCTCGATGGAGAAAGTAGAGGCTCGAGCGTTTCCCTCAACTCAACCTGCAGCTGCCTGAGTGGGCGAAGCTCGTCCCAGCACGACACGCAAACGTGCATTAGTGTCGGTGGCAACGGTGCAAtcagtggtggtggcggtggtggtatcAATGTTACGATCGGTGGTTCAAGCATCCAGCATCATGCGACGAGCGGTAGCCGGCCAATTGTCGGTGTGCACAACTCGCACGATGACAGTTTAAACGCGAGCAATGG CAATGGCTGGTTAGCGCATAGTCACGATAGTAATAGCAGTATTGGATGCATATCGAACGATAGTACTACTAATCTCAGTAATCATTGCGCTTGGTCACCGCAACCGAACAG AACTAGTCCCGTCTCAGTGCCGGTGGCGAGCCGATTAAGACAGCGTCAGGAGTCGACGTCCTCCCTGTCCGTCGGCAGCTGGCAGATGATATCTGGCACCGGCAGCCTTCGTAGCACGGACTCGGCAACGGAATTGCACCATGCTGCCAGCCAACACCAgccgcaccatcatcatcatcaccataaccatcaccaccaccatcatcaccataataatcatcatcatcagcagcagcagcaacaacaacaacaacaacaacaacaacaacaacaacaacaacaacaccagccaCAGTTCCACAATGTATATAGCAATAACGTTTACGGCAACAGCCATGCTGTCGGTGGCGGAACAATATCCTCAGACACGATTGCCACGACGCCGAATGCGAATCAGCACCTGCATCATGGCGTAGGACATACAGCTGGTcaacctcctcctccttctggACCACCTCATCTGCACCCGATGCAACAATCGCAAGACTCGAGCTGCTGCACGCTGCTCGACGACGAATGTTTCAGCTCGTCCTACAGTCACGATTTCTACGCAAT GCGTCGTGAACGGCTGAATCAAGTGCGAACATTGTTCTACAACTGCTACTACTCGACAATcgcattcaaattcaaatccgTACCGGACTCGGCGCTCGGCAGCCTGCTCGGGAACTTTGCGGAGAAGGTAGGACTTGCCCACCGGACCTCGGTTTAG
- the LOC121597345 gene encoding myotubularin-related protein 14 isoform X3 — translation MNCEILPQDIQSLLEYFAKNMYRAKDCENGNDVMHRCNVLLQQDYSVIEISNSTGELSSHYPSTLLIPEYEYKSLSSSGSAGINNTQAPTYAAGGPNNGYASINDYLIRTGQQPQTPQQQQQQTSAPTAGPGQQQQQQTIYETTYDGNKLRDLINKARFARCRARFPLPVILYKGKYICRSATLSGGPEIYGRSGLDYLFYSLDSTATSPTLDEEAYEARETSLPEDTFEEPITNSDWQLFDRVRSQDIKLLKTLNVGTIVDFMVEKKKVKFGMNVTSSEKVDKENRYAEFKIVSLPYPGCEFFRDYRDNNYSGEGLVFDWSQAHVDANIGVPDDTVAAQLQIDWDNYKDWDLVKITQNYLKLLLRYLQDSSSGLLIHCISGWDRTPLFVSLLRLSLWADGAIHQSLSAAQILYFTIAYDWLLFGHNLPDRLNKGEVIFFFCFYALKYIAEDEYSILGQRYKSKHSSGSSSIGVIRTDSESMLDGILLDGESRGSSVSLNSTCSCLSGRSSSQHDTQTCISVGGNGAISGGGGGGINVTIGGSSIQHHATSGSRPIVGVHNSHDDSLNASNGTSPVSVPVASRLRQRQESTSSLSVGSWQMISGTGSLRSTDSATELHHAASQHQPHHHHHHHNHHHHHHHHNNHHHQQQQQQQQQQQQQQQQQQQHQPQFHNVYSNNVYGNSHAVGGGTISSDTIATTPNANQHLHHGVGHTAGQPPPPSGPPHLHPMQQSQDSSCCTLLDDECFSSSYSHDFYAMRRERLNQVRTLFYNCYYSTIAFKFKSVPDSALGSLLGNFAEKVGLAHRTSV, via the exons ATGAATTGCGAAATACTACCGCAGGACATCCAATCGTTATTGGAATACTTCGCCAAGAACATGTACCGCGCGAAGGATTGTGAAAAT GGCAATGACGTTATGCATCGGTGTAACGTACTACTCCAGCAGGACTACAGTGTGATCGAGATTAGCAACAGTACCGGTGAACTATCCTCGCACTATCCCAGCACCCTGCTGATACCGGAGTACGAGTACAAAAGTCTCTCCAGCAGTGGCAGCGCGGGCATTAACAATACTCAGGCACCAACCTATGCCGCCGGTGGTCCAAACAATGGATACGCCAGCATCAATGATTATCTTATCCGCACCGGACAGCAGCCACAaacgccgcagcagcagcagcagcaaacttcCGCACCAACTGCCGGTccagggcagcagcagcagcagcaaaccatCTACGAGACGACGTACGATGGCAACAAGCTGCGCGATCTTATTAACAAGGCACGGTTTGCCCGCTGCCGGGCCCGGTTTCCGCTGCCGGTCATACTGTACAAGGGCAAGTACATCTGTCGATCGGCCACGCTGTCCGGTGGGCCGGAGATTTACGGACGGTCCGGGTTAGATTACCTCTTCTATAGCTTAGACTCAACTGCTACCTCACCGACGTTAGATG AGGAAGCGTACGAAGCACGCGAAACGTCACTGCCGGAGGACACGTTCGAGGAACCGATCACGAACAGCGACTGGCAGCTGTTCGACCGGGTGCGCAGCCAGGACATAAAGCTGCTGAAAACGCTAAACGTCGGCACGATCGTCGACTTCATggtggagaagaagaaggtaaAGTTCGGCATGAACGTGACCTCGTCGGAGAAGGTGGACAAGGAGAACCGGTACGCCGAGTTCAAGATCGTCTCGCTGCCGTACCCGGGCTGTGAGTTTTTCCGCGACTACCGCGACAACAACTACTCCGGCGAGGGGCTCGTCTTCGACTGGTCGCAGGCACACGTGGACGCGAACATTGGCGTGCCGGACGATACGGTGGCGGCCCAGCTCCAGATCGACTGGGACAACTACAAGGACTGGGATCTGGTGAAGATCACGCAGAACTATCTGAAGCTGTTGCTGCGCTACCTGCAGGACAGCAGCTCCGGGTTGCTCATCCACTGCATCAGCGGCTGGGACCGGACGCCACTGTTTGTGTCGCTGTTGCGCCTGTCGCTGTGGGCCGACGGTGCCATCCATCAGTCGCTGAGTGCGGCCCAGATCCTTTACTTTACCATTGCGTACGATTGGCTGCTGTTCGGGCACAATCTGCCCGACCGGCTCAACAAGGGCGAGGTGatatttttcttctgcttctacGCCTTAAAGTATATTGCCGAGGATGAGTACAGCATTTTGGGGCAACG atATAAAAGTAAGCATAGCAGCGGAAGCAGTAGCATAGGCGTGATACGGACGGACAGCGAATCAATGCTCGACGGTATACTGCTCGATGGAGAAAGTAGAGGCTCGAGCGTTTCCCTCAACTCAACCTGCAGCTGCCTGAGTGGGCGAAGCTCGTCCCAGCACGACACGCAAACGTGCATTAGTGTCGGTGGCAACGGTGCAAtcagtggtggtggcggtggtggtatcAATGTTACGATCGGTGGTTCAAGCATCCAGCATCATGCGACGAGCGGTAGCCGGCCAATTGTCGGTGTGCACAACTCGCACGATGACAGTTTAAACGCGAGCAATGG AACTAGTCCCGTCTCAGTGCCGGTGGCGAGCCGATTAAGACAGCGTCAGGAGTCGACGTCCTCCCTGTCCGTCGGCAGCTGGCAGATGATATCTGGCACCGGCAGCCTTCGTAGCACGGACTCGGCAACGGAATTGCACCATGCTGCCAGCCAACACCAgccgcaccatcatcatcatcaccataaccatcaccaccaccatcatcaccataataatcatcatcatcagcagcagcagcaacaacaacaacaacaacaacaacaacaacaacaacaacaacaacaccagccaCAGTTCCACAATGTATATAGCAATAACGTTTACGGCAACAGCCATGCTGTCGGTGGCGGAACAATATCCTCAGACACGATTGCCACGACGCCGAATGCGAATCAGCACCTGCATCATGGCGTAGGACATACAGCTGGTcaacctcctcctccttctggACCACCTCATCTGCACCCGATGCAACAATCGCAAGACTCGAGCTGCTGCACGCTGCTCGACGACGAATGTTTCAGCTCGTCCTACAGTCACGATTTCTACGCAAT GCGTCGTGAACGGCTGAATCAAGTGCGAACATTGTTCTACAACTGCTACTACTCGACAATcgcattcaaattcaaatccgTACCGGACTCGGCGCTCGGCAGCCTGCTCGGGAACTTTGCGGAGAAGGTAGGACTTGCCCACCGGACCTCGGTTTAG
- the LOC121597345 gene encoding myotubularin-related protein 14 isoform X2 yields the protein MHRCNVLLQQDYSVIEISNSTGELSSHYPSTLLIPEYEYKSLSSSGSAGINNTQAPTYAAGGPNNGYASINDYLIRTGQQPQTPQQQQQQTSAPTAGPGQQQQQQTIYETTYDGNKLRDLINKARFARCRARFPLPVILYKGKYICRSATLSGGPEIYGRSGLDYLFYSLDSTATSPTLDEEAYEARETSLPEDTFEEPITNSDWQLFDRVRSQDIKLLKTLNVGTIVDFMVEKKKVKFGMNVTSSEKVDKENRYAEFKIVSLPYPGCEFFRDYRDNNYSGEGLVFDWSQAHVDANIGVPDDTVAAQLQIDWDNYKDWDLVKITQNYLKLLLRYLQDSSSGLLIHCISGWDRTPLFVSLLRLSLWADGAIHQSLSAAQILYFTIAYDWLLFGHNLPDRLNKGEVIFFFCFYALKYIAEDEYSILGQRYKSKHSSGSSSIGVIRTDSESMLDGILLDGESRGSSVSLNSTCSCLSGRSSSQHDTQTCISVGGNGAISGGGGGGINVTIGGSSIQHHATSGSRPIVGVHNSHDDSLNASNGNGWLAHSHDSNSSIGCISNDSTTNLSNHCAWSPQPNRTSPVSVPVASRLRQRQESTSSLSVGSWQMISGTGSLRSTDSATELHHAASQHQPHHHHHHHNHHHHHHHHNNHHHQQQQQQQQQQQQQQQQQQQHQPQFHNVYSNNVYGNSHAVGGGTISSDTIATTPNANQHLHHGVGHTAGQPPPPSGPPHLHPMQQSQDSSCCTLLDDECFSSSYSHDFYAMRRERLNQVRTLFYNCYYSTIAFKFKSVPDSALGSLLGNFAEKVGLAHRTSV from the exons ATGCATCGGTGTAACGTACTACTCCAGCAGGACTACAGTGTGATCGAGATTAGCAACAGTACCGGTGAACTATCCTCGCACTATCCCAGCACCCTGCTGATACCGGAGTACGAGTACAAAAGTCTCTCCAGCAGTGGCAGCGCGGGCATTAACAATACTCAGGCACCAACCTATGCCGCCGGTGGTCCAAACAATGGATACGCCAGCATCAATGATTATCTTATCCGCACCGGACAGCAGCCACAaacgccgcagcagcagcagcagcaaacttcCGCACCAACTGCCGGTccagggcagcagcagcagcagcaaaccatCTACGAGACGACGTACGATGGCAACAAGCTGCGCGATCTTATTAACAAGGCACGGTTTGCCCGCTGCCGGGCCCGGTTTCCGCTGCCGGTCATACTGTACAAGGGCAAGTACATCTGTCGATCGGCCACGCTGTCCGGTGGGCCGGAGATTTACGGACGGTCCGGGTTAGATTACCTCTTCTATAGCTTAGACTCAACTGCTACCTCACCGACGTTAGATG AGGAAGCGTACGAAGCACGCGAAACGTCACTGCCGGAGGACACGTTCGAGGAACCGATCACGAACAGCGACTGGCAGCTGTTCGACCGGGTGCGCAGCCAGGACATAAAGCTGCTGAAAACGCTAAACGTCGGCACGATCGTCGACTTCATggtggagaagaagaaggtaaAGTTCGGCATGAACGTGACCTCGTCGGAGAAGGTGGACAAGGAGAACCGGTACGCCGAGTTCAAGATCGTCTCGCTGCCGTACCCGGGCTGTGAGTTTTTCCGCGACTACCGCGACAACAACTACTCCGGCGAGGGGCTCGTCTTCGACTGGTCGCAGGCACACGTGGACGCGAACATTGGCGTGCCGGACGATACGGTGGCGGCCCAGCTCCAGATCGACTGGGACAACTACAAGGACTGGGATCTGGTGAAGATCACGCAGAACTATCTGAAGCTGTTGCTGCGCTACCTGCAGGACAGCAGCTCCGGGTTGCTCATCCACTGCATCAGCGGCTGGGACCGGACGCCACTGTTTGTGTCGCTGTTGCGCCTGTCGCTGTGGGCCGACGGTGCCATCCATCAGTCGCTGAGTGCGGCCCAGATCCTTTACTTTACCATTGCGTACGATTGGCTGCTGTTCGGGCACAATCTGCCCGACCGGCTCAACAAGGGCGAGGTGatatttttcttctgcttctacGCCTTAAAGTATATTGCCGAGGATGAGTACAGCATTTTGGGGCAACG atATAAAAGTAAGCATAGCAGCGGAAGCAGTAGCATAGGCGTGATACGGACGGACAGCGAATCAATGCTCGACGGTATACTGCTCGATGGAGAAAGTAGAGGCTCGAGCGTTTCCCTCAACTCAACCTGCAGCTGCCTGAGTGGGCGAAGCTCGTCCCAGCACGACACGCAAACGTGCATTAGTGTCGGTGGCAACGGTGCAAtcagtggtggtggcggtggtggtatcAATGTTACGATCGGTGGTTCAAGCATCCAGCATCATGCGACGAGCGGTAGCCGGCCAATTGTCGGTGTGCACAACTCGCACGATGACAGTTTAAACGCGAGCAATGG CAATGGCTGGTTAGCGCATAGTCACGATAGTAATAGCAGTATTGGATGCATATCGAACGATAGTACTACTAATCTCAGTAATCATTGCGCTTGGTCACCGCAACCGAACAG AACTAGTCCCGTCTCAGTGCCGGTGGCGAGCCGATTAAGACAGCGTCAGGAGTCGACGTCCTCCCTGTCCGTCGGCAGCTGGCAGATGATATCTGGCACCGGCAGCCTTCGTAGCACGGACTCGGCAACGGAATTGCACCATGCTGCCAGCCAACACCAgccgcaccatcatcatcatcaccataaccatcaccaccaccatcatcaccataataatcatcatcatcagcagcagcagcaacaacaacaacaacaacaacaacaacaacaacaacaacaacaacaccagccaCAGTTCCACAATGTATATAGCAATAACGTTTACGGCAACAGCCATGCTGTCGGTGGCGGAACAATATCCTCAGACACGATTGCCACGACGCCGAATGCGAATCAGCACCTGCATCATGGCGTAGGACATACAGCTGGTcaacctcctcctccttctggACCACCTCATCTGCACCCGATGCAACAATCGCAAGACTCGAGCTGCTGCACGCTGCTCGACGACGAATGTTTCAGCTCGTCCTACAGTCACGATTTCTACGCAAT GCGTCGTGAACGGCTGAATCAAGTGCGAACATTGTTCTACAACTGCTACTACTCGACAATcgcattcaaattcaaatccgTACCGGACTCGGCGCTCGGCAGCCTGCTCGGGAACTTTGCGGAGAAGGTAGGACTTGCCCACCGGACCTCGGTTTAG